Proteins co-encoded in one Oreochromis aureus strain Israel breed Guangdong linkage group 3, ZZ_aureus, whole genome shotgun sequence genomic window:
- the LOC120434373 gene encoding uncharacterized protein LOC120434373 codes for MYSFKAYPSDKEIAKAAEEAGSETGWNGWKNSIKFKMGNYRTKMRRAGCQEVTVNAGKRSRSNPDNEPSHSNIKRPKRAEVNFLPNFPQGKDPSSLDQLRQAIVEEVKKAEKNLPLIRKLMETTFPLRRQTIVMSCPPVKELLDLGPALKMESELYAEFQRITNQNLPNTFYSELDRHLPRLMTLFRQKASKTGKTADALAEILRIHDELM; via the exons ATGTATAGTTTTAAGGCTTACCCAAGTGATAAAGAAATTGCAAAAGCTGCTGAGGAAGCAGGATCTGAGACTGGCTGGAATGGATGGAAAAATAGCATCAAGTTTAAGATGGGCAATTATAGGACCAAGATGAGACGGGCTGGATGTCAGGAGGTCACTGTTAATGCTGGAAAAAGAAGTAGAAGTAATCCTGATAATGAACCTTCACATTCCAACATTAAAAGACCCAAACGAGCAGAAGTCAACTTCCTACCAAACTTTCCCCAAGGAAAGGATCCTTCAAGCCTTGACCAGTTGAGGCAAGCAATTGTTGAAGAAGTCAAGAAGGCTGAGAAGAACCTGCCCCTCATTAGAAAGTTGATGGAGACCACATTTCCCCTGCGCAGACAAACCATAGTGATGTCCTGCCCACCAGTGAAGGAGCTCTTGGACCTCGGGCCTGCTCTAAAAATGGAGTCTGAG TTGTATGCAGAGTTTCAGCGGATTACAAATCAGAACCTGCCCAATACATTCTACTCTGAACTTGACCGCCATCTTCCTCGACTGATGACCTTATTCAGACAGAAGGCATCAAAAACTGGGAAGACAGCAGATGCCCTGGCTGAAATTCTAAGAATTCACGATGAACTG